One genomic region from Salvia hispanica cultivar TCC Black 2014 chromosome 2, UniMelb_Shisp_WGS_1.0, whole genome shotgun sequence encodes:
- the LOC125203625 gene encoding uncharacterized protein LOC125203625 has translation MLEAMIVYVRRRERKKPVMVGDDPYASPILCTMRDPNNCSEINSMKVDDVINISEKLNNNRTETRPKQPDIGYEHLPLMDGAATETETRPKQPNIGCEHLPLMDGAAAETTQRKRVTAKAVYIRRYKDAMKALMKPHSSYALLYEPNLVSKSKSSSKKMKGTLKSTQQQSRPEKNPTKKETQFRSFSQNVKTLTATGMLDGAAVQYLSASREKELRGIIKGSSYLCGCNSCNYSKVVNAYEFECHASCKTSHPNNHIHLENGKTLHSVVQELKNTPPAMLCDAIQAVIGPSLNREAFNSWKESFEAIMRV, from the exons ATGTTAGAAGCCATGATCGTCTATgtgagaagaagagaaagaaagaaaccAGTTATGGTGGGTGATGACCCTTATGCTTCCCCAATTTTATGCACTATGAGAGATCCCAACAACTGTAGTGAGATAAATAGCATGAAGGTGGATGATGTAATAAACATCTCTGAAAAATTGAACAACAACCGGACAGAGACGAGGCCAAAACAGCCTGATATTGGTTATGAACATCTTCCGTTGATGGATGGCGCTGCAACGGAAACAGAGACAAGGCCAAAACAGCCTAATATTGGATGTGAACATCTTCCGTTGATGGATGGCGCTGCAGCGGAAACAACTCAGCGTAAAAGAGTTACCGCTAAGGCTGTATATATTCGAAGGTACAAAGATGCAATGAAAGCTCTGATGAAGCCACATAGTAGTTATGCATTGTTGTACGAGCCAAATCTtgtttcaaaatcaaaaagttCTAGCAAGAAGATGAAGGGGACATTGAAATCCACACAACAACAAAGTAGGCCAGAGAAGAATCCCACCAAAAAAGAAACACAATTTAGATCATTCTCACAAAATGTCAAGACTCTAACCGCTACTGGTATGCTTGACGGGGCAGCTGTGCAGTATCTTTCTGCATCAAGAGAG AAGGAGCTTCGTGGAATTATCAAAGGCTCTAGCTATCTTTGTGGTTGCAACTCTTGTAATTACTCCAAG GTAGTAAATGCTTACGAGTTTGAATGTCATGCGAGCTGCAAAACAAGTCACCCGAACAATCACATACACTTGGAGAATGGCAAGACCCTCCATTCGGTTGTTCAGGAGTTGAAGAACACCCCACCAGCTATGTTATGTGATGCTATTCAGGCTGTGATCGGCCCTTCTCTGAATCGAGAAGCTTTCAATTCTTGGAAAG AATCATTTGAAGCAATAATGAGAGTCTAA